A single region of the Duganella sp. BuS-21 genome encodes:
- a CDS encoding cytochrome c3 family protein: MQSRNNDKLQKEIDALQRPLVGRRGMSWLLFVLVLLGALVLPVLASVWPDVFHPVEETAVKLRKTPAQAPVLNHAYVRASPTALGLDAQWNPGTLSSSHQPFGLDCKSCHSKPFQQVQDKDCLACHRGIGNHVADKVASMPALHETRCATCHRDHQGPEGLVSQNRRYIGAGCASCHADLESKLPGTQVADVKDFAKAHPQFRVQVAASETTFVRLRQGSQAIGQANTLKFPHDKHLAVGGIAGPEGKTRLECASCHRPTQSGVGFERVSMQRDCQSCHALAFEPALSQRQVPHGAPSEVLSTLREFYGYVNGSKVAIDTPPASGPVFTVRPGMPERAPASFVQGPGDARARAAAAATELFEKTSCITCHEVSRVPGPGKAGTPGADLPQWKIAPVTPSHPWMPKAGFDHAAHRQAPCADCHLAAKSSKSSDVLMPTIKECRDCHGGTEPVVGKVKSDCAMCHGYHMPDLHTAAKPAKAMKP; encoded by the coding sequence ATGCAATCTCGTAACAACGATAAGCTCCAGAAGGAGATCGATGCGCTTCAACGTCCGCTGGTCGGACGGCGGGGCATGTCATGGCTACTGTTCGTGCTGGTGCTGCTGGGCGCCCTGGTGTTGCCGGTGCTGGCATCGGTATGGCCGGACGTCTTCCATCCGGTGGAGGAGACGGCCGTTAAGCTGCGCAAGACGCCGGCGCAGGCGCCGGTGCTCAACCACGCCTATGTGCGGGCTTCGCCGACGGCGCTGGGACTGGACGCGCAATGGAATCCCGGCACGCTGTCGTCATCGCACCAGCCTTTTGGACTGGACTGCAAGTCCTGCCACTCCAAGCCGTTCCAGCAGGTGCAGGACAAGGACTGCCTCGCGTGCCATCGCGGCATCGGCAATCACGTGGCCGACAAAGTCGCCTCGATGCCGGCCCTGCACGAAACGCGCTGCGCCACCTGCCACCGTGACCATCAGGGGCCGGAGGGACTGGTATCGCAGAATCGTCGCTACATCGGCGCCGGTTGCGCGTCCTGCCATGCGGACCTGGAAAGCAAGTTGCCCGGCACGCAGGTGGCCGACGTCAAGGACTTCGCCAAGGCGCACCCGCAATTCCGCGTGCAGGTTGCCGCTTCCGAGACCACTTTCGTGCGACTACGCCAAGGTAGCCAGGCGATTGGCCAGGCCAACACGCTCAAGTTCCCGCACGATAAACACCTGGCCGTGGGCGGCATCGCCGGGCCGGAGGGCAAGACCAGGCTGGAATGCGCAAGCTGCCATCGTCCGACCCAGAGCGGCGTTGGTTTCGAGCGGGTGAGCATGCAGCGCGACTGCCAGTCCTGCCACGCGCTGGCGTTTGAGCCGGCGCTGTCGCAACGGCAGGTGCCGCATGGTGCGCCGTCCGAGGTGCTGTCCACGCTGCGCGAGTTCTACGGCTACGTTAATGGCAGCAAGGTTGCCATCGATACGCCGCCGGCCAGCGGGCCGGTGTTCACGGTACGTCCCGGCATGCCGGAGCGTGCGCCCGCCAGTTTTGTGCAAGGCCCAGGCGATGCGCGCGCACGCGCCGCCGCTGCCGCGACTGAGTTGTTTGAGAAGACTTCGTGCATCACCTGTCATGAAGTGAGCCGCGTGCCGGGTCCGGGCAAGGCGGGGACGCCGGGTGCGGATCTGCCGCAGTGGAAGATCGCGCCGGTTACGCCGTCGCATCCTTGGATGCCGAAGGCTGGATTCGATCATGCCGCGCACCGGCAGGCGCCTTGCGCCGATTGCCATCTGGCGGCCAAGTCGAGCAAGTCCAGCGACGTGCTGATGCCGACCATTAAAGAGTGCCGCGATTGTCACGGCGGCACGGAGCCGGTGGTCGGCAAGGTGAAGTCGGATTGCGCGATGTGCCACGGTTATCACATGCCGGATCTTCACACGGCGGCGAAACCGGCGAAGGCGATGAAGCCATGA
- a CDS encoding cytochrome c family protein, whose product MKRMLSACLMLACGLVLAASSSTTPLLPNASPHQSVGTVNCASSTCHGAVAPWTGSNVQQDEYTTWLRLDKHAKAYAILLNAQSRSIAAKLGLKQGAENAQECLDCHAHTPPPAQRGERHMVTDGVGCEACHGPADKWIRSHTAPGATHADNVAKGMYPTEKPVEQAKLCLSCHVGDSSRFVSHRLMGAGHPRLSFELDTFAQLAPAHYKVDDDWRKRKGDYDSVRLWAIGQALASKNQLDALTDPKRGRDGLFPELALFDCHSCHHPMSEKKWTPRLGVGPGRMRLNDSNLLMLRAIVRATDPSGANAFSDQVAKLHLAVSGNPGDAGRGADPLVLAAGLSASIQRYIGKLEQQRFTPALQRAVLAGLIDEAKRQQFSDYAGAEQAYMAISSVSSALAREGALGGPAGAAEMNRKLTALRASLANEDAFKPDVFAQGLQGLSRTISLQAN is encoded by the coding sequence ATGAAAAGGATGCTGTCCGCCTGCCTGATGCTGGCCTGCGGGCTGGTGCTGGCCGCCAGTTCGTCCACCACGCCTTTGCTTCCCAACGCTTCGCCGCACCAGTCGGTGGGCACGGTTAACTGCGCCAGCAGTACCTGCCACGGCGCCGTCGCCCCATGGACCGGCTCCAATGTGCAGCAGGACGAGTACACCACCTGGCTGCGGCTGGACAAGCACGCCAAGGCCTACGCCATCCTGCTGAACGCCCAGTCGCGCTCCATCGCCGCCAAGCTGGGACTCAAGCAGGGCGCCGAGAATGCGCAGGAATGCCTGGACTGTCACGCGCATACGCCGCCGCCGGCGCAGCGCGGCGAGCGTCATATGGTGACGGACGGCGTGGGCTGCGAAGCCTGCCACGGCCCGGCCGATAAATGGATACGCTCGCACACAGCACCCGGCGCCACCCATGCCGACAACGTCGCCAAGGGCATGTACCCGACCGAGAAGCCGGTGGAGCAGGCGAAGTTGTGCCTGTCCTGCCACGTCGGCGACAGCAGCCGTTTCGTCTCGCACCGCTTGATGGGCGCAGGCCACCCGCGCCTGAGTTTCGAGCTGGACACCTTCGCCCAGCTGGCGCCGGCGCACTACAAGGTCGATGACGACTGGCGCAAGCGCAAGGGCGACTACGACAGCGTGCGCCTGTGGGCCATCGGCCAGGCGCTGGCGTCGAAGAACCAGCTCGATGCGCTGACCGATCCGAAACGCGGCCGCGACGGCCTGTTCCCGGAACTGGCGCTGTTCGATTGCCACTCCTGCCATCACCCGATGAGCGAGAAGAAGTGGACCCCGCGCCTCGGCGTCGGACCGGGCCGCATGCGCCTGAACGACAGCAATCTGCTGATGCTGCGCGCCATCGTACGCGCCACCGATCCATCCGGCGCGAATGCGTTCAGCGACCAGGTGGCGAAGCTGCACCTGGCGGTGTCGGGCAATCCCGGCGATGCCGGTCGCGGCGCCGACCCATTGGTGCTGGCCGCCGGGCTGTCTGCCAGTATTCAGCGCTATATCGGCAAGCTGGAACAGCAGCGCTTCACGCCGGCCTTGCAACGCGCGGTGCTGGCGGGCCTGATCGATGAAGCCAAACGCCAGCAGTTTTCCGACTATGCCGGCGCCGAACAGGCTTACATGGCGATTTCCAGCGTGTCGTCCGCGCTGGCGCGCGAGGGCGCGCTGGGCGGGCCGGCCGGCGCGGCCGAGATGAACCGCAAGCTGACCGCGCTGCGCGCGTCGCTGGCGAACGAAGACGCATTCAAGCCGGACGTATTTGCGCAAGGCCTGCAAGGCCTGTCGCGCACCATTTCACTGCAGGCGAATTAA
- a CDS encoding heme-binding protein, translating to MSAGEKAKPLSLALGQTLLFGVMVALLAACSGGGSTVVPPVAPTNSSCFTPAATPQSITAAEVELVLAQGAEAASKLGAKATLAVVDRAGNVLAVYRMTGAGTTVNILSGSGKNSADSPQGLDGLSGLIGSDLAAVAKALTGAYLSSSGNAFSTRTASFIVQEHFVPGIAQTAGGPLFGVQFSQLPCGDLVQRGAGVGVGPKRSPLGLSADPGGFPLYKNGRVVGGVGVIADGVYGLDPNPTTSGADLDERIALSAQSGFAAPDCIRADRITAGGVTLTYANAASSPVPVTAKRIGDLAAGPAGGLLAVDGYYDGAAILAGVAFGEPASGFVAQGSTQILVNAAQGNRYPASASLSPTPVASGGAGMSAAEVQELLSQALGVAAQARAQIRIPVGSAAEVTVSIVDAGGHVLGLARSGDGPVFGVDVSLQKARTAAFFSSAGASASLSALPQLGYFNGSLKQGALFGIDGYMAGSRSLFANGAAFSDGVAFSARAIGNIARPNFPDGIDGNPAGPLSKPAATWSPFNVGLQLDLVYPSLVGAILAPASANRSCTGNPIGLENGMQTFPGGFPIYRGATLIGAIGVSGDGVDQDDMIGMLGVSRAATALKTGIGHAPAARRADTLAPLGRHLRYAQCPQAPFNNSTEQSVCDGI from the coding sequence ATGAGCGCGGGGGAAAAGGCGAAGCCACTATCCCTGGCCCTGGGTCAGACCCTTTTGTTCGGGGTGATGGTGGCGTTGTTGGCAGCATGCAGCGGTGGCGGCAGCACTGTGGTACCCCCTGTCGCGCCGACCAACAGCAGCTGCTTTACCCCCGCCGCCACCCCGCAGTCGATCACTGCTGCCGAAGTGGAGCTGGTGCTGGCGCAAGGCGCGGAGGCCGCGTCCAAATTGGGCGCCAAGGCCACCCTGGCCGTGGTGGACCGCGCCGGCAACGTGCTGGCCGTGTACCGCATGACCGGCGCCGGCACGACCGTGAATATCCTCAGCGGCAGCGGCAAGAACAGCGCCGACAGCCCGCAAGGCCTCGATGGCCTGAGCGGCTTGATCGGCTCCGACCTGGCGGCCGTGGCCAAAGCATTGACAGGCGCCTACCTGTCCTCGTCCGGCAACGCCTTCAGCACCCGCACCGCCAGCTTCATCGTGCAGGAGCATTTCGTGCCCGGCATCGCGCAGACCGCAGGCGGTCCGCTGTTCGGCGTGCAGTTCAGCCAACTGCCTTGCGGCGATCTGGTTCAGCGTGGCGCCGGCGTCGGCGTCGGGCCGAAGCGCTCGCCGCTGGGACTATCGGCCGATCCGGGCGGCTTCCCCTTGTATAAAAACGGCCGCGTGGTCGGCGGCGTCGGCGTGATCGCGGATGGCGTGTACGGCCTCGATCCCAACCCGACCACCAGCGGTGCGGACCTCGACGAACGCATCGCCTTGTCGGCGCAAAGCGGCTTTGCCGCGCCGGATTGCATCCGAGCCGACCGCATCACTGCCGGTGGCGTGACCCTGACCTACGCTAACGCGGCTTCCTCACCGGTGCCGGTGACGGCCAAGCGTATCGGTGACCTGGCTGCCGGTCCTGCCGGCGGCCTGTTGGCGGTGGACGGTTACTACGACGGTGCGGCCATCCTGGCCGGCGTGGCATTCGGCGAACCGGCTTCCGGCTTCGTCGCGCAGGGCAGCACACAGATACTGGTCAACGCGGCGCAGGGCAATCGCTATCCGGCCAGCGCTTCGCTGTCGCCGACGCCGGTGGCTTCCGGCGGCGCCGGCATGAGCGCGGCCGAGGTGCAGGAATTGTTGTCGCAGGCCTTGGGCGTGGCGGCGCAGGCGCGCGCGCAGATCCGCATACCGGTAGGTTCGGCGGCCGAGGTGACGGTGTCCATCGTGGATGCGGGCGGCCATGTATTGGGCCTGGCGCGCAGCGGCGATGGTCCGGTGTTCGGCGTGGACGTGTCCTTGCAAAAGGCGCGCACGGCGGCGTTCTTCTCGTCCGCCGGGGCGTCGGCATCGTTGTCGGCCTTGCCGCAGCTGGGCTACTTCAATGGCTCGCTCAAGCAGGGTGCTTTGTTCGGCATCGATGGCTACATGGCTGGTTCGCGCAGCTTGTTTGCCAATGGGGCCGCGTTCAGCGACGGCGTGGCGTTTTCGGCGCGCGCGATCGGCAATATCGCGCGACCCAATTTCCCGGATGGGATAGATGGCAATCCTGCCGGGCCGTTGTCCAAGCCTGCCGCCACCTGGAGTCCGTTCAACGTCGGCCTGCAGCTGGATCTGGTGTATCCATCCCTGGTGGGTGCAATCTTGGCGCCGGCATCGGCCAACCGCAGCTGCACCGGCAATCCCATTGGGCTGGAAAATGGCATGCAGACTTTCCCTGGCGGCTTCCCGATTTATCGCGGCGCGACCTTGATCGGCGCGATCGGCGTGTCCGGCGACGGCGTCGATCAGGATGACATGATCGGCATGCTGGGCGTGTCGCGCGCGGCGACCGCGCTCAAGACCGGCATCGGCCACGCGCCGGCTGCACGCCGCGCCGATACGCTGGCGCCGCTGGGCCGTCACCTGCGCTATGCGCAGTGCCCGCAGGCGCCGTTCAACAATAGTACAGAGCAGAGCGTGTGCGATGGCATATAG
- a CDS encoding SH3 domain-containing protein — translation MAYRTTLALGATTVLVAAAAQAAPLQQLQVLAVTVPVRAEPSVRALPLAELSRGAVVAILEQRGDWYKVAVDGQRAGWVQMAPAEYDEMTIEVFNAAAGAAVAAAASADDDGAGRPGITPARPGATAGVPQLAVVPTIDPLQVPPPQAHLPRESISVPDRWRLMQTLGFKFPWYDPYNQNALKADLPVLQQYAPDLFFNLGVVSDSLLELRRLPTPVSGQIGIAPGANDIFGRGQQTIMVQNLILNLGLSKGDTTFRPPDYEFRFVPVFNFNRVMVEEAGALRIDPSLGKRRNDNFVGVQELFADIHLRNVSDRYDFDSLRVGVQPFTNDFRGFLFQDSPFGVRLFGNRDNNRWQYNIAAFARFEKDSNSGLNAVGKGLRHDQIYLANLYRQDWPFIGFTSQASVVHNRNSETEKAYDTNGFLVRPAFLGDLRSHRYHVTYLGYSGDGHIGAWNLATSTYLALGHNEHDPLAHTSQKIRAGFHASELSRDFSWIRARASLVLASGDKDPYDNKSTGYDAIMENPQIAGSDTSFSIRQNLPLIGGGGVALSGRNGILPSLRSSKDEGQSNFVNPGLALIGVGADLDLAPELRVFGNVSYLRFMDTRVLEVLRAQALPSKEMGIDFSAGMHWRPFYNQNVIINSSVAALRPGKALKALYGEKQGTLYSVLFNMVLSF, via the coding sequence ATGGCATATAGAACCACGCTCGCTCTCGGCGCGACTACAGTGCTGGTCGCCGCCGCCGCGCAGGCAGCACCTCTCCAGCAGCTGCAGGTGCTGGCCGTCACGGTGCCGGTGCGCGCCGAGCCGTCGGTTCGCGCGCTGCCGCTGGCCGAGTTGTCGCGCGGCGCTGTGGTCGCCATTCTTGAACAGCGCGGCGACTGGTACAAGGTCGCCGTGGACGGCCAGCGCGCCGGCTGGGTACAAATGGCGCCGGCCGAATACGATGAAATGACCATCGAAGTGTTCAATGCTGCCGCCGGCGCGGCGGTAGCCGCCGCAGCTAGTGCGGACGACGATGGCGCCGGCCGGCCCGGCATCACGCCAGCACGTCCCGGCGCGACCGCCGGCGTGCCGCAACTTGCCGTGGTGCCGACTATCGATCCCCTGCAAGTACCGCCGCCGCAAGCGCACTTGCCGCGCGAGTCGATCTCCGTGCCGGACCGCTGGCGTCTGATGCAAACCCTGGGTTTCAAATTTCCATGGTACGACCCGTATAACCAGAACGCCTTGAAGGCCGATCTGCCGGTGCTGCAGCAATACGCGCCGGACCTGTTCTTCAACCTCGGCGTGGTCTCGGACTCGCTGCTGGAACTGCGCCGCCTGCCGACGCCGGTGTCCGGCCAGATCGGCATCGCGCCCGGCGCCAACGACATTTTCGGCCGTGGCCAGCAAACGATCATGGTGCAGAACCTGATCCTGAACCTGGGCCTGAGCAAAGGCGACACCACCTTCCGTCCGCCGGACTATGAGTTTCGCTTTGTCCCGGTGTTCAACTTCAACCGCGTGATGGTGGAGGAAGCCGGTGCGTTGCGCATCGACCCTTCGCTGGGCAAGCGCCGCAATGACAATTTCGTCGGCGTTCAGGAGCTGTTCGCCGATATTCACCTGCGCAACGTCTCCGACCGCTACGATTTCGACAGCCTGCGCGTGGGCGTGCAGCCGTTCACCAACGACTTCCGTGGTTTCCTGTTCCAGGACTCGCCGTTCGGCGTACGTCTGTTCGGCAACCGCGACAATAATCGCTGGCAGTACAACATCGCCGCCTTTGCGCGCTTTGAGAAAGACAGCAACAGCGGCTTGAACGCCGTCGGTAAAGGCCTGCGCCACGACCAGATCTATCTGGCCAACCTGTATCGACAGGATTGGCCGTTCATCGGTTTTACCTCACAGGCCAGCGTGGTCCACAACCGCAACTCGGAAACCGAGAAGGCCTACGACACCAACGGTTTCCTGGTACGCCCGGCTTTCCTCGGCGACCTGCGTTCGCACCGCTACCACGTCACCTATCTCGGCTACAGCGGCGACGGCCATATCGGCGCTTGGAACCTGGCCACATCGACCTACCTGGCGCTGGGCCACAATGAGCACGATCCGCTGGCGCACACATCGCAGAAAATCCGCGCCGGCTTCCACGCCAGCGAACTCTCGCGCGACTTCAGCTGGATACGCGCGCGCGCCTCGCTGGTGCTGGCTTCCGGCGACAAAGACCCCTACGACAACAAGTCCACCGGCTACGACGCCATCATGGAAAACCCGCAGATCGCCGGTTCGGACACCAGCTTCTCGATCCGCCAGAACCTGCCGCTGATCGGCGGCGGCGGGGTGGCGCTGTCGGGCCGCAATGGCATCCTGCCGTCGCTGCGTTCGTCCAAGGACGAGGGTCAGTCCAACTTCGTCAATCCCGGCCTGGCCTTGATCGGCGTCGGCGCGGATCTGGACCTGGCGCCGGAACTGCGCGTATTCGGCAACGTATCGTATTTGCGCTTCATGGACACCCGCGTGTTGGAAGTGCTGCGCGCGCAGGCATTGCCCTCGAAAGAGATGGGCATCGATTTCTCGGCCGGCATGCACTGGCGGCCTTTCTACAACCAGAACGTAATCATCAACAGCTCCGTCGCCGCCCTGCGGCCCGGCAAAGCGCTCAAAGCCCTGTATGGCGAGAAGCAGGGCACGCTGTATTCCGTTTTATTCAACATGGTACTGAGTTTCTGA
- the ccmI gene encoding c-type cytochrome biogenesis protein CcmI, with amino-acid sequence MNGFVFAAAVMCAPVLWLLLRPLLSRRDMTASPQADQLNLAVLRDQLRELDADREQGSIDPEAYAAARRELEQRVTEDVHPATRPAAAASPALRWQAAVVSVALVAGAAGLYATLGTPRALVTPDAAPAVTGQGLDPHTSTEAEAMVAKLAERMAREPQDPNGWALLARSYSAMGRFVAASGAYARLVALIPDDAQILADYADVLAMTQNQKLDGEPERLLARALAADPKNVKALILSGDAAFSRQDHATAALRWQAALANAAPGSEFAQMARDNLAHLGAPSVGPASATAPAPAAAGAAAVSGSLELDPALRDQVSDTDTVFIVAKAADGPRFPLAVLRKQVRDLPLRFTLDDSMGMMPDVKLSQFDKLIITARISKSGNAIAAPGDLESTPQSAKPGDASIQLRIRPK; translated from the coding sequence ATGAACGGCTTCGTATTCGCCGCCGCTGTGATGTGCGCGCCGGTCCTGTGGCTGCTTTTGCGTCCCTTGCTGTCGCGCCGCGACATGACCGCCTCGCCGCAGGCCGATCAACTGAACCTGGCCGTGCTGCGCGACCAGTTGCGCGAACTGGATGCGGACCGCGAGCAGGGCAGCATCGATCCCGAGGCCTACGCCGCCGCCCGCCGCGAGCTCGAACAGCGCGTCACCGAAGATGTGCATCCGGCCACGCGGCCTGCCGCAGCAGCGTCGCCGGCCTTGCGCTGGCAGGCTGCCGTGGTGTCGGTCGCGCTGGTCGCCGGTGCGGCAGGTCTGTACGCCACTCTCGGCACGCCGCGAGCTCTGGTCACGCCCGACGCCGCGCCTGCGGTGACCGGGCAGGGCCTCGATCCGCACACCAGCACCGAAGCGGAAGCGATGGTCGCCAAACTCGCCGAGCGCATGGCGCGCGAGCCGCAGGACCCGAACGGCTGGGCGCTGCTGGCCCGCTCCTACAGCGCCATGGGCCGCTTCGTCGCCGCCAGCGGCGCCTACGCGCGCCTGGTCGCGCTGATCCCTGACGACGCCCAGATTCTGGCCGACTACGCCGACGTACTGGCCATGACGCAGAACCAGAAACTGGACGGCGAGCCGGAACGCCTGCTGGCGCGCGCCCTGGCGGCCGACCCTAAAAACGTCAAAGCCTTGATTCTGTCCGGCGACGCCGCCTTCAGCCGCCAGGACCACGCTACCGCCGCGCTGCGCTGGCAAGCCGCCCTGGCCAACGCCGCCCCCGGCTCGGAATTCGCCCAAATGGCGCGCGACAACCTGGCCCACCTTGGCGCGCCAAGCGTAGGCCCGGCATCAGCGACTGCCCCGGCCCCGGCTGCCGCTGGCGCTGCCGCCGTCAGCGGCAGCCTCGAACTCGATCCCGCGCTGCGCGACCAGGTCTCGGACACCGACACCGTCTTCATCGTCGCCAAAGCCGCCGACGGCCCGCGCTTCCCGCTCGCCGTGCTGCGCAAGCAGGTGCGCGACCTGCCGCTGCGATTTACGCTGGACGACAGCATGGGCATGATGCCCGACGTGAAACTGTCGCAGTTCGACAAGCTGATCATCACCGCCCGCATCTCCAAATCCGGCAACGCCATCGCCGCGCCGGGCGATCTGGAATCGACGCCACAGTCCGCGAAACCAGGCGATGCGTCGATACAGTTGCGTATACGCCCCAAATGA
- a CDS encoding DsbE family thiol:disulfide interchange protein — MKRFIVPLGVFIALLGFLWVGLRLNPREVPSPLIGKPAPAFALTQLHLPERRIGTADMAGQVWILNVWASWCVACRQEHPLLMEMARMKLAPIVGLNYKDGRDDAIANLRQAGDPYMVSAFDQDGRVGIDYGVYGVPETFVIDKRGVIRHKQIGILTPEVMTRTIVPLIEKLNKESGNG; from the coding sequence ATGAAGCGCTTCATCGTACCGCTGGGCGTATTCATTGCGCTGCTGGGATTCCTGTGGGTGGGCCTGCGGTTGAATCCGCGCGAGGTGCCGTCGCCATTGATCGGCAAGCCGGCGCCGGCGTTCGCGCTGACGCAGCTGCATTTGCCCGAGCGCCGCATCGGCACGGCCGATATGGCGGGGCAGGTATGGATATTGAATGTGTGGGCTTCGTGGTGTGTGGCTTGCCGCCAGGAGCATCCGCTGCTGATGGAAATGGCGCGCATGAAGCTGGCGCCCATCGTTGGGCTGAATTACAAGGACGGGCGCGACGACGCCATCGCCAACCTTCGGCAGGCTGGCGATCCTTATATGGTGTCGGCGTTCGACCAGGATGGCCGGGTTGGCATCGACTATGGCGTGTATGGCGTGCCGGAGACTTTTGTGATCGACAAGCGCGGCGTGATCCGCCACAAGCAGATCGGCATTTTGACGCCGGAGGTGATGACTCGCACCATCGTGCCGCTGATTGAAAAGTTGAACAAGGAGAGCGGCAATGGTTAA
- a CDS encoding cytochrome c-type biogenesis protein CcmH gives MVKWIAALLMVLACGAQASEDLDKRAAALEEELRCLVCQNQTIADSHAGLASDLRREVREQLAQGKSEQEVLDFMVQRYGDFVLYRPPVKSSTWLLWFGPFLLVAAGALLLISRLRAARTRVAGVQPSEQQLQRARALLDNDKEQP, from the coding sequence ATGGTTAAGTGGATTGCCGCTTTGCTGATGGTGTTGGCCTGCGGTGCGCAAGCCAGCGAGGATCTGGACAAACGCGCGGCGGCGCTGGAGGAAGAGCTGCGCTGCCTGGTGTGCCAGAACCAGACCATCGCCGATTCGCACGCCGGTTTGGCGTCGGATTTGCGGCGCGAGGTGCGCGAGCAGCTGGCGCAGGGCAAGTCGGAGCAGGAGGTGCTGGATTTTATGGTGCAGCGTTATGGCGATTTCGTGCTGTATCGGCCGCCGGTGAAGAGCAGTACCTGGTTGCTGTGGTTCGGGCCTTTTCTGTTGGTGGCGGCCGGCGCGTTGTTGCTGATTTCGCGCTTGCGCGCGGCGCGGACCCGCGTCGCCGGAGTGCAGCCGTCCGAACAACAATTGCAACGCGCTCGCGCGCTGCTCGATAACGACAAGGAGCAGCCATGA